A stretch of the Psychroserpens sp. Hel_I_66 genome encodes the following:
- a CDS encoding TetR/AcrR family transcriptional regulator produces the protein MKTLLSNLKIDINENIYLKDPESSDLGKRIIEQSIKLIDEIGFDNFTFKKLGMIIGSNESSIYRYFESKHKLLLYLTSWYWAWLEYQLVFSTTNMSNPVEKLNKAITLLTRTIKSDSTFKHIDEVILNKVVINEYSKSYLTKEVDDENKEGYFAIYKRLVTRLHDMIIEVNPNYKFPHSLASTVIEGALHQHFLKDHFKSLTDCDDKTKTSDYFTHLVTNVIKSK, from the coding sequence ATGAAAACTTTACTATCAAATCTTAAAATAGATATCAATGAAAATATCTATTTAAAAGATCCAGAATCTTCAGATCTTGGAAAGAGAATTATTGAGCAAAGTATCAAGCTTATAGATGAGATAGGTTTTGATAATTTCACATTTAAAAAACTAGGGATGATCATTGGCTCTAACGAAAGTTCAATTTACAGATATTTTGAAAGTAAACATAAGCTTCTCCTCTATTTAACGTCCTGGTATTGGGCATGGCTGGAATATCAGCTGGTTTTTTCTACGACCAATATGTCCAATCCAGTAGAAAAATTAAATAAAGCCATTACATTATTAACCCGAACAATCAAGTCTGATTCTACATTTAAACATATAGATGAAGTGATATTGAACAAGGTTGTTATAAATGAGTACTCTAAATCATATTTAACAAAAGAAGTAGATGACGAAAACAAAGAGGGGTATTTTGCGATATATAAGCGTTTAGTTACGCGTCTGCACGATATGATCATTGAGGTCAATCCCAATTATAAATTCCCTCATAGCTTGGCGAGTACGGTTATTGAGGGAGCGCTTCATCAACATTTTTTGAAAGATCACTTTAAATCCTTAACAGATTGTGATGATAAAACAAAAACATCAGACTATTTTACACATTTAGTAACCAACGTAATAAAAAGCAAATAA
- a CDS encoding TolC family protein — protein MKQKQLKRRNKMNRYFSIVFTLFSLTSYSQSNDTIVLGFSEYLGYVKKFHPIAKQAELTIQIGQANLMKARGGFDPKIEVDNYRKIFKNTEYYDLLNATFKIPTWYGIELKGNFEQNEGEYLNPQENVPDDGLYGAGISASLGQGLFINQRMADLKRAKFFREQTVADREILINQILFDASLAYFDWLQAFKETQIYEQFLENATIRLNGVKRSVENGDKAAIDSIEAGITVKNRLLGLEQAKVKFMKASLELSTYLWLNDDIPVELQSNVVPDAFIEDSVDDVLEISGLPLTDFVLENHPKLRSLNYKFQGLEVDKRLKANKLLPIIDIQYNFITQDPDIARSFNSNQYKGGFNIAFPLFLRKERGDLKLAKFKLQDTQFDIANAKITIQNKVLAIYRELESFETQNELIDNIIDDYETMLNAEERKFNFGESSIFLINSREKNLIDTQLKAIELQNKFLNTKAKLFNSLSKDLENL, from the coding sequence ATGAAGCAAAAGCAACTCAAAAGGAGAAATAAAATGAACAGATATTTTAGTATTGTTTTTACACTTTTTTCCTTGACCTCTTATAGCCAATCAAATGATACCATTGTATTGGGTTTTAGTGAGTATCTAGGTTACGTTAAGAAATTTCATCCTATTGCAAAACAAGCCGAATTAACCATACAAATTGGTCAAGCGAACTTAATGAAAGCTCGAGGCGGTTTTGACCCTAAAATTGAAGTTGATAATTATCGTAAGATTTTTAAGAATACTGAATATTATGACCTACTAAATGCGACATTTAAAATCCCAACTTGGTATGGCATTGAACTTAAAGGGAACTTTGAGCAAAATGAAGGTGAATATTTAAATCCTCAAGAAAACGTTCCAGACGACGGATTGTATGGTGCAGGAATTTCTGCATCGCTTGGACAAGGATTGTTTATAAACCAACGTATGGCAGATTTGAAAAGAGCAAAATTTTTTAGGGAGCAAACTGTTGCAGACAGAGAAATCTTAATCAATCAAATCTTATTTGACGCCTCTTTAGCCTATTTTGATTGGTTACAAGCTTTTAAGGAGACTCAAATTTATGAGCAGTTTTTAGAAAATGCCACAATACGGTTAAATGGTGTAAAACGTAGTGTAGAAAATGGTGATAAAGCAGCAATAGATTCTATTGAAGCAGGAATTACAGTAAAAAACAGATTACTTGGCTTAGAACAGGCAAAGGTTAAATTCATGAAAGCTTCGTTAGAGTTATCCACCTATTTATGGCTTAACGATGATATTCCCGTAGAACTCCAATCTAATGTCGTACCAGATGCTTTCATTGAAGATTCAGTTGATGACGTACTAGAAATTTCAGGGTTACCACTCACCGATTTTGTATTGGAAAACCACCCAAAATTGCGATCATTAAATTATAAATTCCAAGGTTTGGAAGTTGATAAACGATTAAAAGCCAATAAATTATTACCAATAATAGACATACAATATAATTTTATAACCCAAGATCCAGACATCGCCAGATCCTTTAACAGCAACCAATATAAAGGAGGATTCAATATTGCTTTTCCCCTTTTTCTTCGGAAAGAACGCGGTGATTTAAAGCTTGCCAAATTTAAATTACAAGATACACAATTTGATATTGCGAATGCAAAAATCACAATTCAGAATAAAGTATTGGCAATTTACAGAGAGCTGGAATCTTTTGAAACCCAAAACGAGCTTATCGACAATATTATAGATGATTATGAAACGATGCTTAATGCCGAAGAACGGAAATTCAATTTTGGAGAAAGTTCTATTTTTTTGATCAACTCCCGTGAAAAGAATTTAATAGATACGCAGTTGAAAGCGATAGAACTTCAGAATAAATTCTTGAATACAAAGGCTAAGCTATTTAATAGTTTATCCAAAGATTTAGAAAACCTTTAA
- a CDS encoding DEAD/DEAH box helicase yields MSDTLAVSTKNESKKRLYDYQIADLKRIFNVFQSAPDNYNLLYQLPTGGGKTVIFSEIVRQYIKKHKKKVVILTHRIELCKQTSKVLHGFGVKNKIINSKVKELPDQDQFECFVAMVETLNNRLNDKKLNLEDIGLVIIDEAHYNSFRKLFKFFENCFILGVTATPLSSNIKLPMKDNYKELIVGDNISTLIKNGFLASADIYNYDVSLNSLKIGINGDYTVKSSEALYTNTAMQGKLLFAYEELAKGKKTLIFNNGINTSKEVYYTFKRAGYNIQHLDNTTSKQERKDILKWFKSAEDGILTSVSILTTGFDEPSVESIILNRATRSLTLYFQMIGRGSRIYKDKSEFKVIDLGNNAVRFGPWSQPVDWQHIFKNPDFYLENLRNDEDIEREFVYAMPESLKKRFKKNPNDDFDIKKEYKKVTRAGHKSMKAIENSIDQHSKLVIANSEDVFEARELAKLLHDDICYRIKQYCYCIMNSTTNYKDWLLEEYVRKLRLSFNGKF; encoded by the coding sequence ATGTCCGACACTCTAGCAGTATCAACAAAAAACGAATCGAAAAAGCGTTTATACGATTATCAAATTGCCGATTTAAAGCGCATTTTTAATGTATTTCAATCTGCCCCAGATAATTATAATTTACTTTACCAACTACCAACAGGTGGAGGGAAAACGGTAATTTTTTCTGAAATTGTAAGACAGTACATTAAGAAGCATAAGAAAAAAGTGGTTATCCTAACCCATCGTATTGAGCTTTGTAAGCAAACCTCTAAGGTGCTTCATGGTTTTGGGGTTAAAAATAAAATCATAAACAGTAAAGTAAAAGAACTGCCAGATCAAGACCAATTTGAGTGTTTTGTAGCAATGGTAGAAACGTTGAACAACCGACTTAACGATAAGAAACTCAATCTTGAGGATATAGGTTTGGTGATCATTGACGAGGCACATTATAACTCTTTTAGAAAACTATTTAAATTTTTTGAAAACTGTTTTATTTTAGGAGTAACAGCAACACCTTTGAGTAGTAATATTAAATTGCCAATGAAAGACAACTACAAAGAGTTGATCGTTGGTGATAATATCTCAACTTTAATAAAAAACGGATTTTTAGCTTCTGCGGATATTTACAATTATGACGTATCGCTTAATTCTCTTAAAATTGGGATAAATGGGGATTATACTGTAAAATCTTCCGAAGCATTATATACCAATACTGCGATGCAAGGTAAATTGCTATTTGCATACGAGGAACTGGCAAAAGGGAAGAAGACCCTTATTTTCAATAATGGAATCAATACGTCTAAAGAAGTGTATTACACATTTAAACGTGCGGGTTATAACATTCAGCATTTAGATAATACAACAAGTAAACAGGAGCGAAAAGATATTTTAAAATGGTTCAAGAGCGCAGAGGATGGTATTTTGACTTCCGTTAGCATATTGACAACTGGTTTTGATGAACCTTCTGTAGAATCTATTATTTTAAATAGAGCAACGCGATCCTTAACCTTGTATTTTCAAATGATAGGTCGTGGTTCAAGGATTTACAAAGACAAATCGGAATTTAAAGTTATTGACCTTGGTAATAATGCAGTGAGATTTGGACCATGGAGCCAACCTGTTGATTGGCAGCATATTTTTAAAAATCCTGATTTTTATCTTGAAAATCTTCGTAATGATGAGGATATAGAGCGTGAGTTCGTTTATGCTATGCCAGAGTCTTTAAAAAAGCGTTTTAAGAAAAACCCTAATGACGATTTTGATATCAAAAAGGAATATAAAAAAGTAACGAGAGCAGGCCATAAGTCAATGAAGGCTATAGAAAACAGTATTGATCAACATTCAAAACTGGTGATTGCAAATAGCGAAGATGTTTTTGAAGCCAGAGAATTGGCAAAATTGCTTCATGACGATATTTGCTACCGCATAAAACAGTATTGTTATTGTATTATGAACAGTACAACCAATTATAAAGACTGGTTATTAGAAGAGTATGTACGTAAACTTCGCTTAAGTTTTAACGGAAAGTTTTAA
- a CDS encoding cold-shock protein produces MAKSQQTFSKSEKEKKRLKKREDKRKKMEARKLDKEENGGESIPFAYVDQFGNLTDTPPDPADKVKVKAKNIVLGVPKKEDIEEEEYDPIRKGKVSFFDHSKGFGFIIDTEDQEKYFCHVSGLIDEINENDKVQFELEKGNRGMNAVRVKVI; encoded by the coding sequence ATGGCAAAGTCGCAACAGACATTTAGTAAAAGTGAAAAAGAAAAAAAACGTTTAAAAAAACGCGAAGACAAACGTAAAAAAATGGAAGCGCGTAAGTTGGATAAAGAAGAAAACGGAGGAGAAAGTATACCATTTGCTTATGTAGATCAATTTGGTAATCTTACAGATACTCCACCAGATCCAGCAGACAAAGTAAAAGTTAAGGCAAAGAACATCGTTCTAGGTGTGCCTAAAAAAGAGGATATCGAAGAAGAAGAATACGATCCAATTAGAAAAGGAAAAGTATCATTTTTTGATCACTCTAAAGGATTCGGTTTCATTATTGATACTGAAGATCAAGAAAAATATTTCTGTCACGTTAGTGGATTAATCGACGAGATTAATGAAAATGACAAAGTACAATTTGAATTAGAAAAAGGGAATCGTGGTATGAATGCGGTTCGTGTAAAAGTAATTTAA
- a CDS encoding type IA DNA topoisomerase produces the protein MKVCIAEKPSVAREIAQVLGAKTKHDGYYEGNGYAVTYTFGHLCTLMEPNDYKPYWKSWDLNNLPMLPEKFKTKVTENSGIQKQFKIVKSLFDKADVVINCGDAGQEGELIQRWVLDQANYKGKVQRLWISSLTTEAIKEGFNNLKDSKDYDNLYYAGFSRAIGDWLLGMNATRLYTVKHGGYKQVLSVGRVQTPTLGMVVNRFKEIENFQPQPYWELQTMYRDTLFAYEDGRFLKMEDGEILAKKVKEEDFEIVSTTKKKGKEYAPKLFDLTGLQVYCNTKFGFSADETLKIVQKLYEQKVVTYPRVDTTFLPNDVYPKVAGILKNLTKYSELTQPLLGKKIKKSSKVFNDKKVTDHHAIIPTGIQINLQYNQQQVYDIIVKRFIAVFYPDCDVSNTTVIGKAADVNFKTTGKEILKDGWKVVFNFGKSSSSNTSDKDTLPTFTKGEKGSHEPSFLEKQTKPPNQFTEASLLRAMETAGKQVDDDELRDLMKENGIGRPSTRANIIETLFKRQYIKRNKKQILPTVTGIALIDTIQNELLKSAELTGLWEKQLKDIEKGEYSASQFINNMKKMVDELVYDVRTETNRANISQASVVKQRQAKAKTKKAAGITAEMCPKCKKGNILKGKSAYGCSDFKSGCNFVMPFENFGKKISEKQFIRLLKKGSTVNLKGFSSESGTTEGLLRFDDSFKMVLEAKKGSAKISEVKNQNQKNDSIPCPKCQNGTIVRGKTAYGCSAYKTGCDFRMSFDTIREKAKDRKLTKDLVYSILKNEA, from the coding sequence TTGAAAGTCTGCATTGCCGAAAAACCTAGTGTAGCTCGAGAAATCGCGCAAGTTCTTGGTGCTAAAACCAAACATGATGGCTACTATGAGGGCAATGGTTATGCTGTAACATATACCTTTGGTCATCTCTGTACCTTGATGGAACCTAACGATTACAAACCCTATTGGAAAAGTTGGGATCTCAATAATCTACCAATGCTACCGGAGAAATTTAAAACGAAGGTTACAGAAAATTCAGGTATTCAAAAACAATTTAAAATAGTAAAATCCTTGTTTGATAAAGCAGATGTGGTTATCAATTGCGGTGATGCTGGTCAAGAAGGTGAACTCATTCAACGTTGGGTTTTAGACCAAGCGAATTATAAAGGTAAAGTACAGCGTTTATGGATTTCTTCTTTAACTACGGAAGCTATAAAAGAAGGATTTAATAATCTCAAGGATTCAAAAGATTATGATAACCTGTATTACGCAGGATTTTCCCGAGCAATTGGTGACTGGTTGTTGGGCATGAATGCAACCCGTTTATATACTGTAAAACATGGTGGTTATAAACAAGTATTATCGGTTGGTCGTGTGCAAACACCAACTTTGGGAATGGTCGTAAACCGATTCAAGGAAATTGAGAACTTCCAGCCTCAACCCTATTGGGAATTACAAACCATGTATCGCGATACACTTTTTGCTTATGAGGACGGACGTTTTCTCAAAATGGAAGACGGAGAAATATTAGCCAAAAAAGTAAAGGAAGAGGATTTCGAAATCGTATCAACTACAAAAAAGAAAGGAAAAGAATACGCACCAAAACTATTTGACCTAACAGGTTTACAAGTCTATTGTAACACAAAATTTGGATTTTCAGCAGATGAAACACTTAAAATCGTACAAAAGCTATACGAACAAAAAGTAGTGACCTACCCAAGAGTGGATACCACATTTTTACCTAATGACGTGTACCCAAAAGTGGCTGGGATCTTAAAAAATCTCACAAAATACAGTGAATTGACGCAACCACTTTTAGGTAAAAAAATAAAGAAATCCTCAAAAGTATTCAACGATAAAAAAGTAACCGATCACCATGCCATTATCCCAACAGGCATTCAAATTAATTTGCAATACAACCAACAACAAGTTTACGATATCATTGTAAAACGTTTTATTGCTGTCTTTTATCCAGATTGTGACGTATCAAACACTACGGTTATCGGTAAAGCTGCAGATGTCAATTTTAAAACAACAGGAAAAGAGATTTTAAAAGATGGTTGGAAAGTGGTATTTAACTTCGGAAAATCGTCATCCTCAAACACATCAGATAAAGACACATTACCAACATTCACAAAAGGAGAAAAAGGTTCGCACGAACCCTCATTTTTAGAAAAGCAGACCAAACCGCCAAATCAATTTACAGAAGCCTCACTCCTACGCGCCATGGAAACCGCAGGCAAGCAGGTTGATGACGACGAACTTCGTGACTTAATGAAAGAAAACGGTATTGGCAGACCATCAACGCGTGCCAATATTATTGAGACGTTATTCAAAAGACAATATATAAAACGAAACAAAAAGCAAATTTTACCAACCGTTACTGGGATTGCACTAATTGACACGATTCAAAATGAATTGCTAAAATCTGCAGAGCTCACCGGTCTTTGGGAAAAACAACTCAAGGATATCGAAAAAGGAGAATATAGTGCGAGTCAATTTATCAATAACATGAAAAAGATGGTAGATGAACTCGTGTACGATGTAAGAACCGAAACCAATCGTGCCAATATCTCTCAAGCCAGCGTTGTGAAACAGAGACAAGCCAAAGCCAAAACTAAAAAAGCAGCTGGTATTACTGCGGAAATGTGCCCGAAATGCAAAAAAGGAAACATTTTAAAAGGTAAATCGGCTTATGGCTGTAGTGATTTTAAATCGGGTTGCAATTTTGTAATGCCTTTTGAAAACTTCGGAAAGAAAATTTCAGAAAAGCAATTTATCAGACTTCTAAAAAAAGGATCAACCGTGAATTTAAAAGGGTTTTCTTCGGAAAGTGGAACGACCGAAGGCTTGTTGCGTTTTGATGATAGCTTCAAAATGGTTTTAGAAGCAAAAAAAGGAAGCGCTAAAATTTCCGAAGTAAAAAATCAGAATCAGAAAAATGATAGTATACCCTGTCCAAAATGCCAAAACGGAACAATAGTAAGAGGAAAAACTGCTTATGGCTGCAGTGCCTATAAAACGGGTTGTGATTTTAGGATGTCTTTTGATACCATTCGCGAGAAGGCAAAAGATAGAAAGCTCACCAAAGACTTAGTGTATTCTATTTTAAAAAATGAGGCGTGA
- a CDS encoding ExbD/TolR family protein, with protein sequence MKSLRRQNVEVNAGSMADIAFLLLIFFLVTSVIPNDKGLHRKLPPPCPQNEDCSGNKTKERNILEVRINANDELLVENEMVSVEELKDIAKGFLDNNGDGTCDYCVGPQVTDLSENPNKAVISLVNDKMTTYKFYIKVQDEITKAYYELRDDYARDMIKKSTAELSSEELKQVKEAYPFILSEAEIKK encoded by the coding sequence ATGAAAAGCTTAAGACGACAAAACGTTGAAGTTAATGCAGGTTCTATGGCAGACATCGCATTTTTACTGCTCATTTTTTTCTTGGTGACTTCTGTAATTCCCAATGACAAAGGTCTACACAGAAAATTACCACCACCCTGTCCTCAAAACGAAGATTGCTCTGGCAACAAAACAAAGGAGCGCAATATTTTAGAAGTTCGCATCAATGCAAATGACGAATTACTCGTAGAAAATGAAATGGTTTCTGTAGAAGAACTTAAAGACATCGCTAAAGGTTTTCTCGACAATAATGGCGATGGCACTTGCGATTATTGTGTTGGACCACAAGTCACTGACTTATCAGAGAATCCCAATAAAGCAGTTATATCATTGGTTAACGACAAAATGACGACCTACAAGTTCTACATAAAAGTACAGGATGAAATTACCAAAGCCTATTATGAACTAAGAGATGATTACGCTAGAGATATGATTAAAAAATCCACTGCTGAGTTATCTTCGGAAGAATTAAAACAAGTAAAAGAAGCCTATCCCTTTATTTTATCTGAAGCTGAGATAAAAAAATAA
- a CDS encoding peptidase domain-containing ABC transporter — protein MAKTILTSWQRLVGLLKLDRKDIRQIFYYAIFAGLVNLSLPLGIQAIINLLQGAQISSSWIVLVILVTLGVAFVGVLQLMQLRITENVQQKIFTRSSFEFAYRFPKIKSSELRNYYPPELANRFFDTLTIQKGLSKILIDFPAAILQIVLGLMLLSFYHPFFIIYGILLILLIYLVFKFSAQRGLDTSLDESKQKYKVAHWLQEIARSILSFKLSGRTSLALNKNDELVSDYLDSRESHFRILVQQFIKLIGFKVLVTAGLLVIGGFLVLSQEMNIGQFVAAEIIILLVITSVEKLILGLEPFYDVLTSIEKLGQVVDKELESQEGGHINLSKEFIVELDELSYKVPDMSKPIIDNVTLKITPKDRIMVYGSHGSGKTSLLKLIAGINQPTSGSLLINNSAIQGINLNEYRSNIGQSLPEESPFEGTIRENLTFGDTTITDEDINTVLEEIKLVAFVRSQPKGLNTILYPEGKRLSSTVSKKLILARSILKKPKLLLLKDPLDQFEKKEAKSIMEFLTNPQQPWSLIVVSYNTEWKAHCTRLINLENGKIVSNS, from the coding sequence ATGGCAAAAACGATTTTAACTTCCTGGCAACGTTTAGTAGGCCTTTTAAAACTCGATAGAAAAGATATTAGACAAATATTTTACTACGCGATTTTTGCTGGTTTGGTGAATTTATCACTTCCGTTGGGTATTCAAGCCATTATCAATCTTTTACAGGGCGCACAAATTAGTAGTTCATGGATTGTTCTTGTAATTCTAGTAACGCTTGGTGTTGCATTTGTTGGTGTTTTGCAACTTATGCAATTACGTATTACAGAGAATGTACAGCAAAAAATCTTCACAAGATCTTCTTTTGAGTTTGCCTATCGTTTTCCGAAGATAAAATCGAGTGAGCTACGTAATTATTACCCGCCAGAACTTGCTAATAGATTTTTTGATACGCTTACTATTCAAAAAGGATTGTCAAAAATATTAATAGACTTTCCTGCTGCAATTTTACAGATTGTTCTAGGTTTGATGTTACTTTCTTTTTATCACCCATTTTTTATTATTTATGGGATTTTACTTATACTTTTAATATATCTGGTTTTTAAATTTTCTGCTCAACGTGGTTTGGATACAAGTTTAGATGAGTCTAAGCAAAAATATAAAGTAGCACATTGGCTTCAAGAAATAGCTCGTTCCATTTTAAGTTTCAAGCTTTCTGGCAGAACTAGTTTGGCTCTTAATAAAAATGATGAATTAGTTTCTGATTATTTAGACTCCAGAGAAAGCCACTTTAGAATTTTAGTACAACAATTTATTAAACTGATAGGCTTTAAAGTTTTGGTGACTGCAGGATTATTGGTGATTGGTGGTTTTTTGGTATTAAGTCAAGAAATGAATATTGGACAATTTGTTGCTGCGGAAATCATTATACTTTTGGTCATAACTTCCGTAGAAAAATTAATCTTAGGATTAGAACCATTTTACGATGTCTTAACCTCAATTGAAAAATTAGGTCAAGTTGTGGATAAAGAATTAGAATCCCAGGAAGGTGGACACATTAACCTCTCAAAAGAATTTATAGTAGAATTGGATGAATTAAGCTATAAAGTTCCCGATATGTCAAAACCAATAATTGATAATGTGACTTTAAAAATAACCCCTAAAGATCGCATAATGGTTTATGGCTCACACGGTTCTGGCAAAACTTCTCTGTTGAAATTAATAGCAGGAATCAACCAACCAACCTCTGGATCACTTCTTATTAATAATTCGGCAATTCAAGGTATTAATTTAAACGAATACCGTTCAAACATAGGGCAATCATTACCTGAGGAATCTCCTTTTGAAGGTACTATTAGAGAAAATCTAACATTTGGAGATACGACTATTACAGATGAAGACATCAATACTGTATTAGAAGAAATTAAATTAGTTGCTTTTGTAAGATCGCAACCTAAAGGTCTTAATACTATTTTATATCCTGAAGGCAAAAGATTATCCTCTACAGTATCCAAAAAATTAATTTTAGCGAGAAGTATTCTTAAGAAGCCTAAATTGTTATTACTTAAAGATCCTTTAGATCAATTTGAAAAAAAGGAAGCTAAAAGTATTATGGAGTTTCTAACAAACCCGCAACAACCATGGTCACTTATTGTGGTAAGCTACAATACAGAGTGGAAAGCGCATTGCACAAGACTTATTAATCTAGAAAACGGTAAAATAGTTTCAAATAGTTAA
- a CDS encoding pseudouridine synthase — translation MHQRHFRLFKPYGYLSQFQTNAKHEINKKFLGELFDFPEGTMAIGRLDKDSEGLLLLTTDGKVSYDVTSANTEKEYYVQVDGEITEEAISMLRDGVKISHRKELYQTKPCKVSKLESHPNFPERVKKIRDERHGKTTWISITITEGKFRQVRKMTAVVGFPTLRLVRVRVGKITLEGIKMGEVEELERIP, via the coding sequence ATGCACCAACGCCATTTCAGACTTTTTAAACCCTATGGCTATTTAAGCCAATTTCAAACCAATGCTAAACACGAGATCAATAAAAAATTCTTGGGAGAATTATTTGATTTTCCGGAAGGAACGATGGCTATTGGCAGATTAGACAAAGACTCGGAAGGTCTACTCCTACTCACCACAGACGGAAAAGTGAGCTATGACGTAACGAGCGCAAACACCGAAAAGGAATATTATGTGCAAGTGGATGGCGAAATTACAGAGGAAGCAATTTCTATGCTACGGGATGGTGTAAAAATTAGCCATAGAAAAGAGCTTTACCAAACGAAACCTTGCAAAGTATCTAAATTAGAAAGTCATCCAAATTTTCCTGAGCGTGTAAAAAAAATTAGAGACGAGCGTCATGGTAAAACCACATGGATTTCTATTACCATTACGGAAGGGAAATTTAGACAAGTTCGTAAAATGACTGCTGTGGTTGGTTTTCCCACGTTGCGCCTGGTAAGAGTTCGTGTTGGGAAGATTACTTTAGAAGGAATAAAGATGGGAGAAGTTGAAGAATTAGAACGTATTCCATAA
- a CDS encoding HlyD family secretion protein, protein MLNISYNKLNKTVDLSRFKSVQKVFHKRHFKHFNRFLLAFAVVVFIVMFLPWTQNINSRGSVTTLTPDQRPQTIQSPIPGRIEKWYVREGDFVKKGDTILFISEVKNEYFDPNLIDRTGQQIKAKEASVVSYSSKVNALNNQIGALSRERQLKLDQAQNKLLQSRLKVKSDSIDLQAVKINLGIAERQIGAIEELYNEGLKSLTELEEKRSKFQESQAKLISQENKFLAAKNEVINAMIEINRVQAEYADKISKAQSDKYTAESGGFDAEAQVTKLESDFTNYEMRNEMYYIKAPQNGYINKAIKGGIGETFKEGEQLVGIMPSNYDLAVETYVDPIDLPLLHLDEKVRVQFDGWPAIVFSGWPNVSYGTYGAKIVAIENFISPNGKFRVLLAPDETEHDWPEAIRVGSGAKTIALLEDVPIWFEMWRKLNGFPPNYYQPNEAKATQKEK, encoded by the coding sequence ATGCTCAACATTTCATATAATAAATTAAACAAAACAGTAGATTTATCTAGATTTAAATCTGTCCAAAAAGTATTTCACAAAAGGCATTTTAAACATTTTAATCGCTTTTTGCTAGCATTTGCTGTCGTTGTTTTTATTGTTATGTTTTTACCATGGACACAAAACATTAACAGTCGTGGCAGTGTGACGACATTAACTCCAGACCAAAGACCACAAACAATCCAATCACCAATACCAGGACGAATCGAAAAGTGGTATGTACGCGAAGGTGATTTTGTAAAGAAAGGTGATACGATATTGTTTATTTCTGAAGTAAAAAATGAATATTTTGACCCCAATCTTATTGACCGCACAGGCCAACAAATTAAAGCCAAAGAGGCATCTGTAGTATCCTATAGTTCAAAAGTAAATGCACTTAACAATCAAATTGGTGCTTTGAGCAGAGAACGTCAATTAAAACTGGACCAAGCTCAAAATAAGTTATTACAATCAAGACTTAAAGTTAAAAGCGATAGTATAGATTTACAAGCTGTGAAAATTAATCTAGGCATCGCAGAAAGACAAATTGGTGCTATTGAAGAACTCTACAACGAAGGACTTAAGTCCTTAACAGAGTTAGAAGAAAAACGTTCAAAATTTCAAGAATCTCAAGCTAAATTGATTTCACAAGAAAATAAGTTTCTAGCAGCAAAAAATGAGGTGATAAACGCAATGATAGAAATCAATCGTGTACAGGCTGAATATGCTGATAAAATATCTAAAGCACAGAGTGATAAATACACTGCAGAGTCTGGTGGTTTTGATGCTGAAGCTCAAGTAACTAAATTAGAAAGTGATTTTACAAATTACGAAATGCGTAATGAGATGTATTATATAAAGGCACCCCAAAATGGATATATCAACAAAGCTATAAAAGGTGGTATTGGTGAAACGTTTAAGGAAGGTGAACAATTAGTCGGGATTATGCCATCCAATTATGACTTAGCTGTAGAAACTTATGTAGATCCTATTGATTTGCCACTTTTACATCTAGATGAAAAAGTACGTGTACAGTTTGATGGTTGGCCTGCAATTGTTTTTAGCGGGTGGCCAAATGTCTCCTACGGAACTTACGGAGCAAAAATAGTTGCCATAGAAAATTTTATAAGTCCCAACGGAAAATTTAGAGTTTTACTTGCTCCAGACGAAACTGAACACGATTGGCCAGAAGCCATACGTGTAGGCTCTGGGGCTAAAACAATTGCACTTTTAGAAGATGTGCCTATTTGGTTTGAAATGTGGCGAAAACTCAATGGGTTTCCACCAAATTACTACCAGCCTAATGAAGCAAAAGCAACTCAAAAGGAGAAATAA